Proteins encoded in a region of the Streptomyces sp. NBC_00310 genome:
- a CDS encoding SulP family inorganic anion transporter, which produces MTTLFGQVRARLAALLPGRADLAEMRRDPRRDLLAGLTVAVVALPLALGFGVSSGLGAAAGLATAVVAGAIAALFGGSNLQVSGPTGAMTVVLVPIVAEHGPSGVLTVGLMAGGMLVALAALKAGKYMQYVPAPVVEGFTLGIACVIGLQQVPNALGVPKPEGDRVLVVTWRAAEEFVRHPNWTAVGFALAVAVVMLAGARWRPTVPLSIVAVIAATVVAQAAGLDEAKPIGDLPSGLPAPSLSFLDLGALSSLLAPAVAVAVLAALESLLSASVADGMTVGQQHDPDRELFGQGLANIAVPLFGGVPATGAIARTAVNVRTGANSRLAALTHAVILAVIVFAAAPLVSKIPLAALAGVLLATAIRMIEVGSLRAMAKATRSDALILVLTAVATLALDLVYAVIIGLVVAGALALRAVAKQARLDQVPLDRADHSAEEHALLAEHIVAYRIDGPLFFAAAHRFLLELAEVADVRVVILRMSRVTTIDATGALVLKDTVDKLNRRGVVVMASGIRPGQRQALYSVGALELLCREGGEYATTPEAIEGARAYLEYAGVVPPLPARKHRPISEEEEETVG; this is translated from the coding sequence ATGACCACCTTGTTCGGCCAGGTGAGGGCCCGACTTGCCGCGCTGCTGCCCGGCCGCGCCGATCTGGCGGAGATGCGGCGCGACCCGCGCCGGGACCTGCTGGCCGGGCTGACCGTGGCGGTCGTCGCGCTGCCGCTCGCGCTCGGCTTCGGGGTCTCCTCCGGGCTGGGTGCGGCGGCGGGGCTGGCGACCGCGGTGGTCGCGGGTGCGATCGCCGCGCTGTTCGGCGGTTCGAACCTCCAGGTCTCCGGGCCGACCGGCGCGATGACGGTCGTACTCGTGCCGATCGTCGCCGAGCACGGACCGTCGGGCGTGCTGACCGTCGGGCTGATGGCGGGCGGGATGCTCGTCGCGCTGGCGGCGCTGAAGGCCGGCAAGTACATGCAGTACGTGCCCGCTCCCGTCGTGGAGGGGTTCACGCTCGGCATCGCGTGCGTGATCGGGCTGCAGCAGGTGCCGAACGCCCTCGGGGTGCCCAAGCCGGAGGGCGACCGCGTCCTGGTGGTGACCTGGCGGGCCGCGGAGGAGTTCGTCCGGCACCCGAACTGGACCGCGGTCGGCTTCGCGCTCGCGGTCGCCGTCGTGATGCTGGCCGGGGCCCGGTGGCGGCCGACCGTACCGCTCTCCATCGTCGCGGTGATCGCCGCGACCGTGGTGGCGCAGGCCGCCGGGCTGGACGAGGCGAAGCCGATCGGTGACCTGCCGTCCGGGCTGCCCGCGCCGTCCCTGTCCTTCCTCGATCTCGGTGCTCTGAGTTCGCTGCTCGCTCCGGCGGTGGCGGTCGCCGTCCTCGCCGCGCTGGAGTCGCTGCTGTCCGCCTCGGTGGCCGACGGCATGACGGTCGGCCAGCAGCATGACCCGGACCGCGAACTGTTCGGCCAGGGCCTGGCCAACATCGCCGTCCCACTCTTCGGCGGGGTGCCCGCGACCGGAGCCATCGCCCGTACGGCCGTCAACGTCCGTACGGGCGCGAACTCCCGCCTCGCCGCCCTCACCCACGCCGTGATCCTCGCGGTCATCGTCTTCGCGGCGGCGCCTCTGGTCTCGAAGATCCCGCTGGCCGCCCTCGCCGGCGTGCTGCTCGCCACGGCGATCCGCATGATCGAGGTCGGCTCGCTGCGGGCGATGGCGAAGGCGACCCGCTCCGACGCGCTGATCCTCGTACTGACCGCCGTCGCGACCCTGGCCCTGGACCTGGTCTACGCCGTGATCATCGGCCTGGTCGTGGCGGGCGCCCTGGCCCTGCGCGCCGTGGCCAAACAAGCCCGCTTGGACCAGGTACCCCTTGACCGGGCTGACCACAGCGCCGAGGAACACGCGCTGCTGGCCGAGCACATCGTGGCGTACCGCATCGACGGGCCGCTGTTCTTCGCCGCCGCGCACCGCTTCCTCCTCGAACTCGCCGAGGTCGCCGACGTGCGCGTCGTCATCCTGCGCATGTCCCGGGTGACCACCATCGACGCCACCGGCGCCCTCGTCCTCAAAGACACGGTCGACAAGCTCAACCGACGCGGCGTCGTCGTCATGGCTTCCGGGATACGACCGGGCCAGCGCCAGGCTCTGTACTCGGTCGGCGCGCTGGAGCTGCTGTGCCGGGAGGGCGGCGAGTACGCCACCACGCCCGAGGCGATCGAGGGTGCTCGCGCCTATTTGGAGTACGCAGGGGTCGTGCCGCCCCTCCCCGCCCGGAAGCACCGGCCGATCAGCGAGGAAGAAGAGGAAACCGTCGGATGA
- a CDS encoding ArsR/SmtB family transcription factor, giving the protein MSVPLYQAKAEFFRMLGHPVRIRVLELLQDGPLPVRDLLAAIDVEPSNLSQQLAMLRRSGIVASVREGSRVVYELAGGDVADLMTAARRILTEMLAGRDELLAELREAGAAAR; this is encoded by the coding sequence GTGTCCGTTCCGCTGTATCAGGCCAAGGCCGAGTTCTTCCGGATGCTGGGGCATCCGGTGCGCATACGGGTGCTGGAGCTGCTGCAGGACGGGCCCCTGCCGGTACGGGACCTGCTGGCCGCCATAGACGTGGAGCCTTCCAATCTGTCGCAGCAGCTGGCGATGCTGCGCCGGTCGGGCATCGTCGCCTCGGTGCGCGAGGGCTCACGTGTCGTCTACGAGCTGGCCGGCGGGGACGTCGCCGATCTGATGACGGCCGCGCGGAGGATTCTCACGGAGATGCTGGCCGGCCGTGACGAGCTGCTGGCCGAGCTGCGGGAAGCCGGGGCCGCCGCGCGATGA
- a CDS encoding zinc ribbon domain-containing protein YjdM translates to MTETLPPCPECSSTYAYEMGALLICPECGHEWSPASAEPADADGSEARVIRDAVGNTLADGDSVTVVKTLKVKGSPTGIKAGTKVRDIRLVDGVDGHDIDCRIDGFGPMQLKSSVVRKA, encoded by the coding sequence GTGACCGAGACCCTGCCGCCGTGCCCCGAGTGCTCCAGCACCTACGCCTACGAGATGGGCGCACTCCTGATCTGCCCCGAATGCGGCCACGAGTGGTCGCCCGCGTCCGCCGAGCCCGCGGACGCGGACGGCAGCGAGGCCAGGGTGATCAGGGACGCCGTCGGCAACACCCTCGCCGACGGCGACAGCGTCACCGTGGTCAAGACCCTCAAGGTCAAGGGCAGCCCGACCGGGATCAAGGCAGGCACCAAAGTGCGCGACATCCGCCTCGTCGACGGCGTGGACGGTCACGACATCGACTGCAGGATCGACGGCTTCGGCCCCATGCAACTGAAGTCCAGCGTGGTCAGGAAGGCCTGA
- a CDS encoding methyltransferase domain-containing protein, protein MSGTVATGLDTAVTEGTEPATTGTQPRTLTARTARISTPTQPTDPFAPGEPGEPWTDDPYAHALRAGRGPLFLRRLSPPDHPDGLREEVLPLDVERWCAPPDAADTSVLSRCTGPVLDVGCGPGRLVAALAARGVPALGADVSPAAVTRTRRHGGAAVRRSVFDRLPGEGGWGTALLMDGNVGIGGDPPALLTRLRELVAPGGCLLAEAAPHDVDERLTVRVEDGRGRHGRPFPWARLGTTALLRVADATGWVLTGRWTAAGRPFLELHRPKPTHIDAHL, encoded by the coding sequence ATGAGCGGGACGGTGGCGACCGGTCTGGACACCGCCGTAACCGAGGGGACAGAGCCGGCCACAACGGGAACGCAGCCGCGGACCCTTACCGCGCGCACGGCGCGGATCTCCACGCCGACACAACCCACGGATCCGTTCGCACCCGGAGAGCCGGGCGAACCGTGGACCGACGACCCCTACGCCCACGCCCTTCGCGCCGGCCGCGGCCCGCTGTTCCTGCGCCGCCTGTCACCCCCTGATCACCCGGACGGCCTCCGTGAGGAGGTGCTGCCGCTGGACGTCGAGCGCTGGTGCGCACCCCCCGACGCCGCCGACACCAGCGTGCTGAGCCGCTGCACCGGTCCCGTCCTGGACGTCGGCTGCGGGCCGGGACGTCTGGTGGCCGCCCTGGCCGCCCGCGGTGTGCCGGCGCTGGGTGCGGACGTCAGCCCGGCCGCCGTCACCCGGACCCGGCGCCACGGGGGCGCCGCCGTGAGGCGGTCCGTCTTCGACCGCCTGCCGGGGGAAGGCGGCTGGGGCACCGCCCTGCTGATGGACGGCAACGTCGGTATCGGCGGCGACCCGCCGGCCCTGCTCACCCGGCTGCGAGAACTGGTCGCTCCCGGCGGTTGCCTGCTGGCCGAGGCCGCCCCGCACGACGTGGACGAACGCCTGACCGTCCGCGTCGAGGACGGCCGGGGGCGGCACGGCCGGCCGTTCCCCTGGGCACGTCTCGGCACCACCGCGCTGCTGCGCGTCGCCGACGCCACCGGCTGGGTCCTGACCGGCCGGTGGACGGCCGCCGGCCGTCCCTTCCTCGAACTCCACCGCCCGAAGCCGACGCACATCGACGCGCACCTGTGA
- a CDS encoding glycosyltransferase encodes MIETSPSTPARGDVVLPCLDEAGALPWVLDRIPAGRRAIVVDNGSADGSADIARDLGAYVVPESRRGFGAVCHAGLTAATADVVRFCDGDASLDPALLLMFTDCFGAIQRSRLAEAGRAVADLPVLRDVDTAADAAQVAACCPPGSRFTTALAPLAEVAR; translated from the coding sequence GTGATCGAGACCTCCCCCTCCACCCCTGCCCGGGGCGACGTGGTGCTGCCCTGCCTCGACGAGGCCGGGGCCCTGCCGTGGGTCCTGGACCGGATCCCGGCCGGCCGGCGCGCGATCGTCGTCGACAACGGTTCGGCCGACGGTTCCGCGGACATCGCCCGCGACCTCGGAGCGTACGTCGTCCCTGAGTCCCGCCGCGGCTTCGGTGCCGTGTGCCACGCCGGGCTGACCGCCGCCACCGCCGACGTCGTCCGCTTCTGCGACGGCGACGCCTCCCTCGACCCCGCGTTGCTGCTGATGTTCACGGACTGCTTCGGTGCGATCCAGCGGTCGCGCCTGGCCGAGGCGGGACGGGCGGTGGCCGATCTGCCGGTACTGCGCGACGTGGACACCGCCGCCGACGCCGCGCAGGTCGCCGCCTGCTGTCCGCCCGGCTCCCGCTTCACCACCGCCCTCGCCCCGCTCGCGGAGGTCGCCCGATGA
- a CDS encoding response regulator transcription factor: MKRVLVVDDDPTVSEVVAGYLNRAGFAVDVAADGPAAVAGAAAQPPDLVVLDLMLPGMDGLEVCRRIRRDGPLPVIMLTARGDEEDRILGLEVGADDYVTKPFSPRELVLRVESVLRRAGAVAAARTAPAGAWLRAGPLALEPTARRATRHNDELALTIREFDLLEFFLRNPWRATSREELMRQVWGWEFGDLSTVTVHVRRLRGKIEDDPAHPRLITTVWGVGYRFDVPGTNGGGDAA, encoded by the coding sequence GTGAAACGCGTACTCGTCGTGGACGACGATCCCACCGTCTCCGAGGTCGTCGCCGGCTATCTGAACCGGGCGGGCTTCGCCGTCGACGTGGCCGCCGACGGCCCCGCCGCCGTGGCCGGGGCCGCCGCGCAGCCGCCGGACCTGGTGGTGCTGGACCTGATGCTGCCCGGCATGGACGGACTGGAGGTCTGCCGTCGTATCCGGCGGGACGGCCCGCTGCCGGTGATCATGCTGACCGCGCGTGGCGACGAGGAGGACCGCATCCTCGGCCTGGAGGTCGGGGCGGACGACTACGTCACCAAGCCCTTCAGCCCCCGCGAACTGGTCCTGCGGGTGGAGTCGGTACTGCGCCGCGCCGGGGCGGTGGCGGCCGCGCGGACCGCGCCCGCCGGGGCATGGCTGCGGGCGGGGCCGCTCGCCCTGGAACCCACCGCCCGCCGCGCCACCCGCCACAACGATGAACTCGCGCTGACCATAAGGGAGTTCGATCTACTGGAGTTCTTCCTGCGCAATCCCTGGCGGGCCACGAGCCGGGAGGAACTGATGCGCCAGGTGTGGGGCTGGGAGTTCGGGGACCTGTCGACCGTGACCGTCCACGTGCGGCGGCTGCGCGGGAAGATCGAGGACGATCCGGCGCACCCCCGGCTGATCACCACGGTGTGGGGAGTGGGCTACCGCTTCGACGTCCCCGGCACGAACGGAGGCGGCGATGCTGCCTGA
- a CDS encoding sensor histidine kinase, whose translation MLPDTLLIALYAAIGAAAAGLLGTAALRLLRHRSVTLSLAVVAAVTVAAMLAGTMLVAWAMFLSDHDLWVVTMVCSMAAVVSLAVALLLGRSVVKGSRALTRATRALGDGGSFTPPAAAPTAELAALSRELAATSAKLAASREREQALDASRRELVAWISHDLRTPLAGLQAMTEALEDGMVADPRVYHARIRTEVERMSDMVGDLFELSRIQAGVLALNTARMSVYDLVGDALAGADALAREYGVRLVGDGVEPVPIEVDGREMSRVLANLLVNAIRRTPTDGTVAVSARREADSVVVSVTDGCGGILPEDLPRVFDTGWRGTDARTPPAGAGLGLAIVRGIVEAHRGRAAVSNVPGGCRFEVHLPAAV comes from the coding sequence ATGCTGCCTGACACCCTCCTGATCGCGTTGTACGCGGCGATCGGCGCAGCCGCCGCCGGGCTGCTCGGTACCGCCGCCCTGCGACTGCTGCGCCACCGCTCGGTCACACTGTCGCTGGCCGTTGTCGCCGCCGTCACGGTCGCGGCGATGCTCGCCGGAACGATGCTGGTGGCCTGGGCGATGTTCCTCTCCGACCACGACCTCTGGGTCGTGACGATGGTGTGCTCCATGGCGGCCGTCGTCTCACTCGCCGTCGCCCTCCTCCTCGGCCGCAGCGTCGTCAAGGGCAGCCGCGCCCTGACCAGGGCCACCCGCGCCCTCGGCGACGGCGGCAGCTTCACTCCGCCGGCCGCGGCACCCACGGCCGAACTCGCCGCGCTCAGCCGCGAGTTGGCCGCCACGAGTGCGAAGCTCGCCGCGTCCCGGGAGCGGGAGCAGGCCCTGGACGCCTCCCGCCGCGAACTGGTCGCCTGGATCTCCCATGACCTGCGTACCCCGCTGGCCGGACTGCAGGCGATGACCGAGGCGCTGGAGGACGGCATGGTCGCCGACCCGCGTGTCTACCACGCCCGGATCCGCACGGAGGTCGAGCGGATGAGCGACATGGTCGGCGACCTGTTCGAACTCTCCCGCATCCAGGCCGGCGTCCTGGCCCTGAACACCGCCCGTATGTCGGTCTACGACCTGGTCGGTGACGCCCTCGCGGGCGCCGACGCCCTCGCCAGGGAATACGGCGTCCGGCTGGTGGGCGACGGGGTCGAGCCCGTGCCGATCGAGGTCGACGGCCGCGAGATGTCCCGGGTCCTGGCCAACCTGTTGGTCAACGCCATCCGCCGGACTCCCACCGACGGCACGGTCGCCGTGTCCGCCCGCCGCGAGGCCGACAGCGTCGTCGTGTCCGTGACGGACGGCTGCGGCGGCATCCTGCCCGAGGACCTGCCTCGTGTCTTCGACACCGGCTGGCGCGGCACCGACGCCCGCACCCCGCCCGCCGGGGCCGGACTCGGCCTGGCGATCGTGCGCGGCATCGTCGAGGCCCACAGAGGACGCGCGGCGGTGAGCAACGTACCGGGTGGCTGCCGCTTCGAGGTCCACCTTCCCGCGGCTGTCTGA
- a CDS encoding LuxR C-terminal-related transcriptional regulator — MSAVAGSGKSGSGPTVPCADPQGDPFLRTRFAVPARPATFLRRNRLVEHLDQALKTPLTMVNGAAGAGKTLLVADWAARRDRPVAWLTTEAGDQGPGMFWAYLLQALRSAGVPLPAGIGCPADASHVDRTLLTRLATELGALERPVIVVLDEYDRVTDPEIAEQLEFVLYHGAPGLRLILVTRTEPLLPLHRHRAAGDMTEIRNAELAFTPEEASVLLGLHGLRVPVAVAEALVERTRGWAAGLRLCALAARESPDPEAYLKRFEAERTAVADFLLAEVLRRQTPETQDLLLRVSVLERFCPELANALTERTDAEGILAGLHRGNAFVEDLGHTRYRLHPLFGEILRAHLRMRSPGLEPVLHRRAAEWLRRSGTLAEALDHGAAAGDWEFTAGALVDDLAIGQLFTGLRADDLTELFSPMGPEATSPATDLVRAARELSRCEVDRGLAHLRHAERSLAGEEDRAEAADEPGPAAARLSCLLLEALAARLTGSPERAELAAGTAERLREQVPAHLLDKHPELTALLLAHLGSTRLWAGRFEEARAALSLVADCAGGASTALPREDSLGRLALIDYLNGWLGRAERKAMAALTVSERYGLPQPSGFGIGRLVLAAVAVDRDELRLARSHLDAAADARPETRDPVTEAGRALATASLLLARGDTRAALAATEPAVTADVASPWAEGHTALVASAAHLARGHPEAAAELLHAVPGHQPACAVGEARARLAAGTPLAAIDLLDGLRPESRTGPAVTVRALLVRAGAAHAVGDRATVRRLVAQALHEARRERLRRPFAEAGGWLRPVLDTAPLRDLAAGWLTPGSPGPPSRTGPPRPEDRPPVVEELSGRERDVLRRLDRMMSTEEIAADLCVSVNTVKTHLKSVFRKLSVNRRNDAVRRARELRLL, encoded by the coding sequence GTGAGCGCCGTGGCAGGGTCCGGGAAGAGCGGTTCGGGGCCTACCGTCCCGTGTGCCGATCCCCAGGGCGACCCGTTTCTGCGCACCCGGTTCGCCGTACCGGCCCGGCCCGCCACGTTCCTGCGGCGGAACCGCCTCGTCGAGCACCTCGACCAGGCCCTGAAAACCCCGCTGACCATGGTCAACGGGGCCGCCGGGGCCGGCAAGACCCTGCTGGTCGCCGACTGGGCCGCGCGGCGGGACCGGCCGGTCGCCTGGCTCACCACCGAGGCAGGCGACCAGGGCCCCGGCATGTTCTGGGCGTACCTCCTCCAGGCGCTGCGCTCCGCCGGTGTGCCGCTGCCCGCCGGGATCGGGTGCCCCGCCGACGCCAGCCACGTGGACCGTACGCTGCTGACGCGGCTCGCCACCGAGCTGGGCGCCCTGGAGCGGCCGGTGATCGTGGTGCTCGACGAGTACGACCGGGTGACCGACCCGGAGATCGCGGAACAGCTGGAGTTCGTGCTGTACCACGGCGCGCCCGGCCTGCGCCTGATCCTCGTCACCCGCACCGAACCGCTGCTGCCACTGCACCGCCACCGGGCGGCCGGCGACATGACGGAGATCAGGAACGCCGAGCTGGCCTTCACGCCCGAGGAAGCGTCCGTACTGCTGGGCCTGCACGGCCTTCGGGTCCCGGTGGCCGTCGCGGAGGCGCTCGTGGAGCGCACCCGGGGGTGGGCGGCCGGCCTGCGGCTGTGCGCGCTGGCGGCGCGCGAGAGTCCGGATCCGGAGGCGTATCTGAAACGGTTCGAGGCCGAGCGCACGGCGGTCGCCGACTTCCTGCTCGCCGAGGTGCTCAGACGGCAGACCCCCGAGACCCAGGATCTCCTCCTGCGGGTCAGCGTCCTGGAGCGGTTCTGCCCCGAGCTGGCGAACGCGCTGACCGAGCGCACCGACGCCGAGGGCATCCTGGCCGGCCTGCATCGCGGGAACGCCTTCGTCGAGGACCTCGGGCACACCCGGTACCGCCTCCACCCGCTCTTCGGGGAGATCCTCCGCGCCCATCTGCGGATGCGCTCTCCCGGCCTGGAACCCGTACTGCACCGGCGGGCGGCGGAGTGGCTGCGCCGCTCGGGGACCCTCGCGGAGGCGCTCGACCACGGGGCCGCCGCGGGGGACTGGGAGTTCACCGCCGGCGCCCTCGTCGACGACCTCGCCATCGGTCAGCTCTTCACGGGCCTGCGCGCCGACGACCTCACCGAGCTGTTCTCCCCCATGGGCCCCGAGGCCACGAGCCCCGCCACGGATCTCGTACGGGCGGCCCGTGAGCTCTCCCGGTGCGAGGTCGACCGGGGCCTGGCCCATCTGCGGCACGCGGAACGGAGTCTGGCGGGGGAGGAGGACCGGGCGGAGGCGGCGGACGAACCGGGTCCGGCGGCGGCCCGGCTGAGCTGTCTCCTGCTGGAGGCGCTGGCGGCCCGGCTGACCGGCTCGCCGGAGAGGGCCGAGCTGGCGGCCGGAACGGCCGAGAGACTGCGCGAACAGGTCCCCGCCCACCTCCTGGACAAGCACCCCGAACTCACCGCCCTGCTCCTGGCCCATCTGGGGTCGACACGGCTGTGGGCCGGCCGCTTCGAGGAGGCCCGTGCAGCCCTGTCCCTCGTCGCCGACTGCGCCGGCGGCGCGTCGACGGCACTGCCACGTGAGGACTCCCTCGGCCGGCTGGCCCTCATCGACTATCTGAACGGCTGGCTCGGCCGGGCGGAACGCAAGGCCATGGCGGCACTGACCGTCTCCGAGCGGTACGGCCTGCCGCAGCCGTCCGGCTTCGGCATCGGACGGCTGGTCCTGGCCGCCGTGGCCGTCGACCGGGACGAGCTGCGGCTGGCCCGTTCCCACCTCGACGCGGCGGCGGACGCCCGGCCAGAGACGCGGGACCCGGTGACGGAGGCGGGCCGGGCCCTGGCCACCGCCAGTCTGCTGCTGGCCCGCGGTGACACCCGGGCCGCCCTGGCGGCGACGGAACCGGCCGTGACCGCCGACGTGGCCTCACCCTGGGCGGAGGGTCACACGGCGCTGGTCGCCTCCGCCGCCCACCTCGCCCGAGGCCACCCCGAGGCCGCCGCCGAACTGCTGCACGCCGTGCCCGGCCACCAGCCGGCGTGCGCCGTGGGGGAGGCGCGGGCCCGGCTCGCCGCGGGCACGCCCCTCGCGGCGATCGACCTGCTGGACGGGTTGCGCCCCGAGAGCCGCACCGGCCCGGCCGTGACCGTACGGGCCCTGCTGGTCCGCGCCGGCGCCGCGCACGCCGTCGGGGACCGGGCCACTGTGCGCAGACTCGTCGCCCAGGCGCTCCACGAGGCCCGGCGCGAGCGGCTGCGCCGGCCCTTCGCCGAAGCCGGCGGATGGCTCCGGCCCGTCCTCGACACCGCGCCGCTCAGGGACCTCGCGGCCGGCTGGCTCACCCCGGGCTCCCCCGGCCCGCCGTCGCGTACCGGGCCGCCCCGGCCCGAGGACCGGCCGCCGGTCGTGGAGGAGCTGAGCGGCCGCGAACGCGATGTGCTGCGGCGGCTGGACCGCATGATGTCCACCGAGGAGATCGCCGCCGACCTGTGCGTGTCGGTGAACACCGTCAAGACCCACCTCAAGAGCGTCTTCCGCAAACTGTCGGTGAACCGCCGCAACGACGCCGTACGCCGCGCCCGTGAGCTGCGGCTGCTGTGA